The region ATGCGCCCCGGGCGGGCGGGGTACCCAGTCACCGGGTCAGTGCAGCCACAGGGTCAGTGCGGCCACCGGGTCAGTGCAGTCACCCAGTCTGCTCAGTGGCCCGGTCAGTCCGTTTCGCCCAGTGGGTTCTGGTCGGCCAGTCGTTCGCCGGGCGCGGTCTGCGCGCGGGTGCCCAGGTGCGTGACGGCGTACGCGCCGGTCAGGACGGCGCTCTCGGCGGCGGCGGCGGCGCGCAGTTCGGGCGTGACGGGGTAGTGGACCTCGTACACGGCGGTGTCGTAGGCGCTTTTCACGGTGGCGTGCAGCAGCGCCTCGCTGACCCCGGTGGGCGCGTCGGGGTGGACGCTGAGGGTGCGGACGAGCACGATGGGCCGGTCGCCCTGCCAGACCGACTGCGCGAAGATGAAGCCGTGCAGGGTGCCGTCCTCCTCGGCCACGAAGGAGTGTTCGCTGCGTTCGTAGAATTTCAGGGCCGGGAGGCTGGTGTGGAGCCGCCCGGCGCGTTCCCGTTCGGCCAGCGTGTCGAAGGTGGGGGTGTGGGCGCGCTGCACGTCCAGATCGAGGGCCTGGAGGGCGTCGTAATCGTGTTCGGTGAAGGTGCGGTAGCGCATGCGCCGAGCGTAGCCCACCCCGGCAGCCAGGGCCAGGGTCAATCGGGCCGGGGTCAATCAGGCCGATTGCCCAGCCGTGGGCGGACGCCGTGAGGCGCTGGCTGGGCCCGGCTCCTCACCCTGCGGCGCTGCGGTCAGGCGGGGGTGAGGATGGCCTGCACCTCTGCCCAGTCCGGCATGGCGTCCTGCGCGCCGGGGCGGGTGCAGGCCAGCGCAGCGGCGATCCCGGCGGCCCGCAGCGCGCCGGACAGCGGGTCGCCCTGCGCGAGTCGCGCGGCGAGCACGCCGCAGAAGGTGTCCCCGGCGCCCGTGGTGTCCACGGGCTGCACGGGGTGGGCGGGCAGGCGGTGGGTGCCGCCGGGGGTGACGGTGACGCTGCCCTGCGCGCCCAGCGTGACGGTCACGGCCTGCAGGCCGCGTTCGAGGACGCTGTGGGCCTGCCGTTCGAGGTTGGTGCCCTCGGCGCGCAGCGCGGCGAGTTCGTGTTCGTTCACGATCAGGTGCGTGACGCAGCGCAGCAGGTCGGCGGGCAGGTCGCGGGTGGGGGCGGCGTTCAGCAGGACGGGAATCCCGGCGGCGTGGGCGGCCCGGGCGGCGTGCAGGGTCACCTCGGGCGGGAGTTCCTGTTGCAGCAGGAGGTGCGTGACGCCGTCCAGCCGCGCGGGCAGGTGGGTGGGGGTCAGGTGCGCGTTGGCGCCGCTGGCGACCGTGATGGCGTTCTCGCCGTGCGCGGACACGGTGATCAGCGCCAGTCCGGTGGGGGCGTCCAGGGTGTGCAGGCCGTCCAGATTCACGCCGGCCGCGTTCAGGCCGCGCAGGGCGACGTCCCGGAAGGCGTCCTGGCCGACCGCGCCGGTCAGGGCCACGTCGGCGCCGGCCCGCGCGGCGGCGACGGCCTGGTTGGCGCCCTTCCCGCCGGGGGAGGTGACGGCATCCCCGCCCAGGACGGTTTCACCCGGGGCGGGAATGCGGGGGGTCCGGACGGTGAGGTCCGCGTTGACGCTGCCGACGACGAGGACAGTCATTGGCCTATTGTGATGCCTGGACGGGCTCCGGGTGCCGTGACCCGCCGCGTGGGTGAGGCCGGTGGACCGCACCCCTCTGTGCGGCTCTGTGCGGCGGGGGCCTGCCGGGCGGGTGGTCGGGCGGGTTACGGCGTGTCGGTCCGGTCGGCGGCCTGGGTCTCCTGGGGGTAGCGGGTGCGCCACAGCTGCCAGCCCTCGTCGGGAAAGGCGCGTTTCGCTTCAGGGGCGAACAGCAGCGCGCCCTCGCGTTCCAGTTCGGGGTGGGGGGTGGGGACGACCACGGTGTCCTGCATGGCGGGGTGGTCGGTCCAGCGGATCAGGCGCCCGGAGCCGCCCCAGGCGTCGTCGGTGGCCCACACGACCCGGCCGATGCCCAGCAGGGCGCTGGCGCCGCCGCACATCAGGCAGGGTTCCAGGCTGGTGTACAGCGTCAGGGTGTGGGGGTCTTCCAGCTTGCCGACCTGGAAGTACAGGTCCATCTCGGCGTGGGCGACGCTGGCGTCCCCGACGTGCTCCGGGGTCTGGGCTTCGCCGACGCGGTTGCGGCCCCGCGCGATGATCCGGCCCTCGTGGTTCACGAGCACGGCCCCGACGGGGGAACTGCCGGCCGCCTGTCCCTCCCGGGCGAGGTCGAGGGCCGCGCGCAGGTAGGGGGCGTGGTCGAGGTCCGGGAGGCGGGGGGTGGGCCGGTCGTCGCTCATGGGTTCAGCGTGGCGGGCGGGGCGGTGGGGCCGGGTGCGGGGTGGGTGAGGGGGCCTTCATGCCCGGCGGGAGGTGTTGTTCCCCTGGCGGGCACAGCCGGTGGGCGGCAGTCCTCCGGAGGGCTGCTGGACGGCGCCCCGCGCGCGTGGCGGGGCGGTCCACCCGTCAGGCGGGCCGGGTGGTCACCCTTGAAGACACCGCGCCAATGTTTATACTTGGTTTAATTTCAGACCCGGCCCAAGAAGGCCACCCGATCGGCCGAGATCACCCGCCCCTCCCGCCCACGTGCCGCGCGGAGACCGGGAGCCGCCCCCAGGGCACCCACCCCCCACCCCGAGGAGTGACATGACGCAACCTGCCCTCCCCCAGCCCTGGCTCGCCCACTACGAAGCTGGCGTGCCCCGCACCTTCCGCCCCAGCGGCCTGACCCTCCCGCAGCTGCTCGAACGCACCGCACAGAAGTACCCGGACCGCGTGGCCCTGAGCTTCGTGGGCGCCACCACCAGCTACCGCGACCTGTGGCAGCAGGTGCAGCGCTTCGCGTCCGCCCTGCAGAAGATGGGCGTGCAACCCGGCGACCGCGTGTCCATCATGCTGCCGAACACCCCGCAGTTCGTGGTGGCCTTCTACGGCACGCTGCTCGCGGGCGCGGTCGCCGTGAACACCAGCCCGATGTACACGCCCAGCGAACTCGAGCACCAGCTGCAGGACAGCGGCAGCGAGACGCTGGTCATCTTCGACAGCTTCTACCCCCGCTACGCCGAGATCCAGGGCCGCGTGAACGTCAGGCGCGTGCTCGTGACCGGCGTGCAGGACGCCCTGAGCTTCCCCAAGAACCTGCTGTACCCCGTGAAGGCCAAACGGGAAGGCACCTGGGTGAACGTCCCGTTCGGCGAGCGGGTGCTGTCCATGCCCAAGGTCATCGCGTCGCAGACCCCCACCCCGCAACCCGTGACGGTCAGCCCGGACGACGTGGCGCTGCTGCAGTACACCGGCGGCACCACCGGCGTGCCCAAGGGCGCCATGCTCACGCACGGGAACCTGGTCGCCAACTGCGAGCAGGCGCGCTCCTGGATGACCGACCTGCGCGAGGGCCAGGAGGTCACGCTGGCCGCCATTCCGTTCTTCCACGTGTACGGCATGACGGTCGCCATGAACCTCAGCGTGCTGATCGGCGCGACCATCGTCCTGATTCCCAACCCCCGCGACCTGAACATGACCCTCAAGGCCGTGCAGCAGACCCGCGCGACCCTCTTCCCGGCCGTGCCCACGCTGTACAACGCGATCAACAACCACCCGGATACGCCCAAATTCGACCTGACCAGCATCCGCGCGTGCATCAGCGGCAGCGCGCCCCTGCTGCTCGAGACCGCCCGGAAATTCCGGGAGATCACGAACGGCGCGAACCTCGTCGAGGGGTACGGCCTGACCGAGGCCAGCCCCATCACGCACGTCAACCCCATCTACGGCGAGCAGCAGGAGGGCAGCATCGGCCTGCCCGTGCCCGGCGTGGACGCCATCGTCGCCGGGGACGACGGCCAGAGCGTCGCGCAGGGCGAGGTCGGCGAGCTGTGGGTGGCCGGGCCGCAGATCATGAAGGGCTACTGGCAGCGCCCCGACGAGACCGCCAAGACCCTCGTGCAGGCCCACGGCCGCACGTGGCTCATGACCGGCGACATGGCCACCATGGACGAGCGCGGCTACTTCCGGATCGTGGACCGCAAGAAGGACCTGATCATCGCGGGCGGGTACAACATCTACCCCCGCGAGGTCGAGGAGGCCCTGATGAGCCACCCGGCCGTGCTGGAAGCCGCCGCCGTCGGCGTGCCCGACACCTACCGCGGCGAGAGCGTGCACGCGGTCGTCGCGCTGAAGCCCGGCGCGACCGCCACGGACGCGGAGATCATCGCGCACTGCCGTGAACTCCTCAGCCCCTACAAGGTCCCCCGCAGCGTCGAATTCCGCGCGGAACTCCCCAAGACGGCCGCCATGAAGATCCTGCGCCGCCAGCTGGCCCAGGAAGCCCGCGACGCTCAGAAAGCCAAGAGCGCCTGACGCGGGGTTGTAGGCAGTGGGTTGTGGGATGTAGGAACAGAGCAGAGGCGGCCCGCTGAGGCCGCCCCTCTCTTTTCCCACTTCCTACTCCCTACAACCCACTCCCCTCTTCAGGCGTTCGCCAGGGGCGCGTACGCGGTCGCGCCGCCGTCCAGGGCACTGGCGGGGCGTCCGGC is a window of Deinococcus grandis DNA encoding:
- a CDS encoding DUF1999 domain-containing protein; protein product: MRYRTFTEHDYDALQALDLDVQRAHTPTFDTLAERERAGRLHTSLPALKFYERSEHSFVAEEDGTLHGFIFAQSVWQGDRPIVLVRTLSVHPDAPTGVSEALLHATVKSAYDTAVYEVHYPVTPELRAAAAAESAVLTGAYAVTHLGTRAQTAPGERLADQNPLGETD
- a CDS encoding ribokinase, with product MTVLVVGSVNADLTVRTPRIPAPGETVLGGDAVTSPGGKGANQAVAAARAGADVALTGAVGQDAFRDVALRGLNAAGVNLDGLHTLDAPTGLALITVSAHGENAITVASGANAHLTPTHLPARLDGVTHLLLQQELPPEVTLHAARAAHAAGIPVLLNAAPTRDLPADLLRCVTHLIVNEHELAALRAEGTNLERQAHSVLERGLQAVTVTLGAQGSVTVTPGGTHRLPAHPVQPVDTTGAGDTFCGVLAARLAQGDPLSGALRAAGIAAALACTRPGAQDAMPDWAEVQAILTPA
- a CDS encoding nucleoside deaminase; this translates as MSDDRPTPRLPDLDHAPYLRAALDLAREGQAAGSSPVGAVLVNHEGRIIARGRNRVGEAQTPEHVGDASVAHAEMDLYFQVGKLEDPHTLTLYTSLEPCLMCGGASALLGIGRVVWATDDAWGGSGRLIRWTDHPAMQDTVVVPTPHPELEREGALLFAPEAKRAFPDEGWQLWRTRYPQETQAADRTDTP
- a CDS encoding long-chain-fatty-acid--CoA ligase, giving the protein MTQPALPQPWLAHYEAGVPRTFRPSGLTLPQLLERTAQKYPDRVALSFVGATTSYRDLWQQVQRFASALQKMGVQPGDRVSIMLPNTPQFVVAFYGTLLAGAVAVNTSPMYTPSELEHQLQDSGSETLVIFDSFYPRYAEIQGRVNVRRVLVTGVQDALSFPKNLLYPVKAKREGTWVNVPFGERVLSMPKVIASQTPTPQPVTVSPDDVALLQYTGGTTGVPKGAMLTHGNLVANCEQARSWMTDLREGQEVTLAAIPFFHVYGMTVAMNLSVLIGATIVLIPNPRDLNMTLKAVQQTRATLFPAVPTLYNAINNHPDTPKFDLTSIRACISGSAPLLLETARKFREITNGANLVEGYGLTEASPITHVNPIYGEQQEGSIGLPVPGVDAIVAGDDGQSVAQGEVGELWVAGPQIMKGYWQRPDETAKTLVQAHGRTWLMTGDMATMDERGYFRIVDRKKDLIIAGGYNIYPREVEEALMSHPAVLEAAAVGVPDTYRGESVHAVVALKPGATATDAEIIAHCRELLSPYKVPRSVEFRAELPKTAAMKILRRQLAQEARDAQKAKSA